Proteins from a single region of Diaphorobacter limosus:
- a CDS encoding enoyl-CoA hydratase, producing the protein MAYECITVRTEGEKVGVITLNRPKQLNALNDQLMNELGQALQAFDADESIGCIILTGSEKAFAAGADIGAMAKYSFADAYKGDYITRNWEAIRSIRKPVIAAVSGFALGGGCELAMMCDFIIAADNAKFGQPEIKLGVIPGAGGTQRLPRAVGKSKAMDMCLTARMMDAQEAERAGLVSRVVPLDKMMDEALGAALIISGFSQIAVMAAKESVNRAFEGTLADGVMFERRLFHALFATQDQKEGMDAFVNKRAANFTHQ; encoded by the coding sequence ATGGCCTACGAATGCATCACCGTCCGCACCGAGGGCGAGAAGGTCGGCGTCATCACGCTGAACCGCCCCAAGCAGCTCAACGCCCTGAACGACCAGCTCATGAACGAGCTGGGCCAGGCCCTGCAGGCCTTTGATGCCGACGAGTCCATCGGCTGCATCATCCTCACCGGCAGCGAGAAGGCCTTCGCCGCCGGCGCCGACATCGGCGCCATGGCCAAGTACAGCTTTGCCGACGCCTACAAGGGCGACTACATCACGCGCAACTGGGAGGCCATCCGCAGCATCAGGAAGCCGGTGATCGCCGCCGTCAGCGGCTTTGCCCTGGGCGGCGGTTGCGAGCTGGCCATGATGTGCGACTTCATCATCGCCGCCGACAACGCCAAGTTCGGCCAGCCCGAGATCAAGCTGGGCGTCATCCCCGGCGCGGGCGGCACGCAGCGCCTGCCGCGCGCCGTGGGCAAATCCAAGGCCATGGACATGTGCCTGACCGCCCGCATGATGGACGCCCAAGAGGCCGAACGCGCCGGCCTGGTCAGCCGCGTCGTGCCGCTGGACAAGATGATGGACGAGGCCCTGGGCGCCGCCCTGATCATCAGCGGCTTCTCGCAGATCGCCGTCATGGCCGCCAAGGAGTCAGTGAACCGCGCGTTCGAAGGCACGCTGGCCGACGGCGTGATGTTTGAGCGCCGCCTGTTCCACGCGCTGTTCGCCACACAAGACCAGAAGGAAGGCATGGACGCCTTCGTGAACAAGCGCGCGGCAAATTTCACGCACCAGTGA
- the miaB gene encoding tRNA (N6-isopentenyl adenosine(37)-C2)-methylthiotransferase MiaB, with the protein MRKKVFIKTFGCQMNEYDSAKMADVLGAAQDYVETSNPEEADLILFNTCSVREKAQEKVFSDLGRVKHLKEKGVLIGVGGCVASQEGEEIIKRAPFVDVVFGPQTLHRLPDLLNARQKQHKPQVDISFPEIEKFDHLPPARVEGASAFVSIMEGCSKYCSYCVVPYTRGEEVSRPFEDLLVEVAGLADQGVKEVTLLGQNVNAYLGKMGDTQDTADFALLLEYVAEIPGIERIRYTTSHPNEFTPRLIEAYAKIPKLVSHLHLPVQHGSDRILMAMKRGYTAMEYKSTVRKLKAIRPDMAMSSDFIVGFPGETEEDFQKMMKLIHDVRFDNSFSFIFSPRPGTPAANLADDTPHDVKLRRLQELQAVINRNILEISQERVGTVQRLLVEGLSKRDGNELMGRTECNRVVNFPGHERLIGQLIDVKITEARTYTLRGEVVMQESGQAL; encoded by the coding sequence ATGCGCAAAAAAGTCTTCATCAAAACCTTTGGCTGCCAGATGAACGAGTACGACTCGGCCAAGATGGCCGACGTTCTGGGCGCAGCGCAGGACTATGTGGAAACCAGCAACCCCGAAGAGGCCGACCTGATCCTCTTCAACACCTGCTCGGTCCGCGAGAAGGCGCAAGAAAAAGTCTTCAGCGACCTGGGCCGCGTCAAGCACCTCAAGGAAAAAGGCGTGCTCATCGGCGTGGGCGGCTGCGTCGCCAGCCAGGAGGGCGAGGAGATCATCAAGCGCGCACCCTTCGTGGACGTGGTCTTCGGCCCGCAGACCCTTCACCGCCTGCCCGACCTGCTGAACGCGCGCCAGAAGCAACACAAACCCCAGGTGGACATCAGCTTCCCCGAGATCGAGAAGTTCGACCACCTGCCGCCCGCGCGCGTCGAGGGCGCAAGCGCCTTCGTCTCCATCATGGAGGGCTGCTCCAAATACTGCAGCTACTGCGTGGTGCCCTACACGCGCGGCGAGGAGGTCAGCCGCCCGTTCGAGGACCTGCTGGTCGAGGTCGCGGGTCTTGCCGACCAGGGCGTAAAGGAGGTCACACTCCTGGGCCAGAACGTCAACGCCTACCTGGGCAAGATGGGCGACACGCAAGACACAGCCGACTTTGCCCTGCTGCTGGAATACGTGGCCGAGATACCCGGCATAGAGCGCATCCGCTACACCACCAGCCACCCCAACGAGTTCACGCCGCGCCTGATCGAGGCCTACGCCAAAATCCCGAAGCTGGTCAGCCACCTGCACCTGCCCGTGCAGCATGGCAGCGACCGCATCCTGATGGCCATGAAGCGCGGCTACACCGCTATGGAGTACAAGAGCACGGTGAGAAAGCTCAAGGCCATACGCCCCGACATGGCCATGAGCAGCGACTTCATCGTCGGCTTTCCCGGCGAGACCGAGGAAGACTTCCAGAAAATGATGAAGCTCATTCACGACGTGCGCTTCGACAACTCCTTCAGCTTCATCTTCAGCCCCCGCCCCGGCACCCCCGCCGCCAACCTGGCCGACGACACGCCGCACGACGTGAAACTGCGCCGCCTGCAAGAACTGCAGGCCGTCATCAACCGCAACATCCTGGAAATCAGCCAGGAACGCGTGGGCACGGTGCAGCGCCTGCTGGTCGAGGGCCTCTCCAAACGCGACGGCAACGAGCTCATGGGCCGCACCGAATGCAACCGCGTGGTCAACTTCCCCGGCCACGAACGCCTGATAGGCCAACTGATAGACGTGAAGATCACCGAGGCACGCACCTACACCCTGCGCGGCGAGGTGGTGATGCAGGAGTCGGGTCAGGCACTATAA
- a CDS encoding Uma2 family endonuclease, which yields MTVSSPPRHFIGEQEYLDGERHSELRHEYIDGQVYAMTGASDRHGLILNALAYSMTPAARRKGCQLFTSDMKLRLEIGGKTCFYYPDLLLSCDPQDRDPYFRRSPCLIVEVLSESTARIDRREKLLAYQSLPSLQAYLLVEQEARRVELYRRATDWRVEYHDAGEIWLDCLELALPLAEVYADV from the coding sequence ATGACGGTATCGAGCCCACCCAGGCATTTCATTGGCGAGCAGGAGTATCTGGATGGCGAGCGGCACAGCGAGCTGCGCCATGAGTACATCGACGGGCAGGTGTATGCGATGACCGGGGCCAGCGACCGGCATGGCCTGATCCTGAATGCCCTGGCCTACTCGATGACGCCGGCGGCGCGGCGCAAGGGCTGCCAGCTGTTCACGTCCGACATGAAGCTGCGGCTGGAGATTGGCGGCAAGACCTGTTTTTATTACCCGGATCTGCTGCTGTCCTGCGACCCGCAGGATCGGGATCCGTATTTCAGGCGCTCGCCCTGCCTGATCGTCGAGGTGCTGTCGGAATCTACCGCGCGCATCGATCGGCGCGAAAAGCTGCTGGCCTACCAGAGCCTGCCCAGCCTGCAGGCGTATCTGCTGGTGGAGCAGGAGGCGCGGCGCGTGGAGCTGTACCGCCGCGCCACCGACTGGCGCGTGGAGTACCACGACGCGGGCGAGATCTGGCTGGACTGCCTGGAGCTGGCGCTGCCACTGGCCGAGGTGTATGCGGATGTGTGA
- the tfpZ gene encoding TfpX/TfpZ family type IV pilin accessory protein: MGPALGAAAKHLGASAVVAAVVAWLVFGLWYPAPYAALAGGFALFGLVVMVDAVCGPLMTLVVFDRRKPCSELARDIGIIVTLQFAALAYGLYSLAAARPIFLSYEGNRFRVVSMSDVDVDKWPETRPEFRSPGYGGPRMVGAKLTEATDPNFPQSVTASLQGLHPSFRPDRWVPYESQKTTLQAELKPMATLKAKHPQAAASIDATLTLKGLTDDSAGYLPLDAEKASPADWVVIVERASGQPRAFLPLDGW, translated from the coding sequence ATGGGGCCGGCACTGGGTGCGGCGGCCAAGCATCTGGGTGCAAGTGCCGTCGTGGCGGCGGTGGTGGCATGGTTGGTGTTCGGACTCTGGTACCCCGCTCCGTATGCCGCGCTTGCAGGGGGCTTTGCCCTGTTTGGGCTAGTGGTGATGGTGGACGCGGTGTGCGGGCCGTTGATGACACTTGTGGTGTTTGATCGGCGCAAGCCGTGTTCCGAACTGGCGCGCGACATCGGCATCATCGTCACGCTGCAATTTGCAGCGCTGGCCTACGGCCTGTACAGCTTGGCCGCGGCGCGACCGATCTTCCTGTCGTATGAGGGCAACCGCTTTCGCGTTGTTAGCATGTCCGATGTGGATGTGGACAAGTGGCCCGAAACCCGGCCTGAATTCCGCTCGCCGGGTTACGGCGGACCGCGCATGGTGGGCGCCAAGCTGACAGAAGCGACCGATCCGAACTTTCCGCAAAGCGTGACAGCGTCGCTGCAGGGCCTGCACCCGTCCTTCCGCCCCGATCGCTGGGTGCCCTATGAGTCGCAGAAGACCACCTTGCAAGCAGAGCTGAAACCCATGGCCACACTCAAGGCCAAGCACCCGCAGGCTGCGGCATCGATTGATGCGACGCTCACGCTCAAGGGCTTGACCGACGACAGCGCCGGCTACCTGCCGCTGGACGCCGAAAAGGCCAGCCCGGCGGACTGGGTGGTGATCGTGGAGCGGGCATCAGGCCAGCCGCGCGCATTCTTGCCGCTGGATGGGTGGTGA
- a CDS encoding pilin gives MKATLQKGFTLIELMIVVAIIGILAAVALPAYQDYTVRARVSEALTLVTPAKINVADFLGGGNPGALGTGYNTGYTAPTAATKGVAANSPTIVPATGIITITTTAAAGNGTLTFTPNAPIGTALPTGTAAFTPPSQPVSWRCAAVGAAAGGFVGVVAGTLPARYAPSECR, from the coding sequence ATGAAAGCAACTTTGCAAAAGGGTTTCACCCTGATCGAACTGATGATCGTGGTGGCGATCATTGGCATTTTGGCGGCCGTGGCGCTGCCGGCTTATCAGGATTACACGGTGCGTGCCCGTGTGTCGGAAGCATTGACCCTTGTAACACCAGCAAAGATCAACGTGGCCGACTTCTTGGGCGGTGGAAACCCCGGAGCTTTGGGCACTGGTTACAACACCGGCTACACCGCACCCACCGCGGCGACGAAAGGGGTGGCCGCTAACTCTCCCACGATTGTGCCTGCCACCGGAATCATCACCATTACTACGACCGCAGCCGCTGGTAACGGAACGCTGACCTTTACACCGAACGCACCTATTGGTACAGCTTTGCCCACTGGTACCGCTGCCTTCACGCCGCCCAGTCAGCCCGTATCTTGGCGTTGTGCAGCGGTTGGTGCAGCTGCAGGCGGATTTGTCGGTGTGGTTGCTGGTACTTTGCCCGCTCGTTACGCACCCTCCGAGTGCCGTTGA
- a CDS encoding type II toxin-antitoxin system RelE/ParE family toxin: MRTIHTTETFGDWFAGLRDKHAEKRIQARIRRAELGNFGDYAPVGEGISEMRIHYGPGYRVYFTQRGMEIVILLAGGDKSTQTKDIKTALGLARQL; this comes from the coding sequence ATGCGAACCATCCACACCACCGAGACATTCGGTGACTGGTTTGCGGGACTGCGGGACAAGCACGCCGAAAAACGCATACAGGCACGAATTCGCCGGGCGGAGTTGGGCAACTTCGGTGATTACGCACCGGTTGGCGAAGGCATATCGGAAATGCGGATTCACTACGGGCCGGGCTATCGCGTGTATTTCACACAGCGCGGCATGGAGATCGTGATCCTGCTGGCCGGTGGCGACAAGTCCACCCAGACCAAGGACATCAAGACCGCGCTGGGGCTGGCGCGGCAACTGTAA
- a CDS encoding addiction module antidote protein, which translates to MGTLKLRKWDSAEHLKTEEDMVLYLQACMEEAGDDAAFIAAALGDIARAKGMSQLAKETGLGRESLYKALSGEGNPSFGTILKVMHALGLKLQPQAMGQA; encoded by the coding sequence ATGGGAACCCTGAAACTGCGTAAATGGGACAGTGCCGAGCATCTCAAGACTGAGGAGGACATGGTGCTGTACCTGCAAGCCTGCATGGAGGAAGCCGGCGATGACGCCGCCTTCATCGCGGCTGCCCTGGGCGACATTGCCCGCGCCAAGGGCATGAGCCAGCTCGCGAAGGAAACGGGCCTGGGGCGCGAGAGCCTGTACAAGGCACTGTCGGGCGAGGGCAACCCGAGTTTTGGCACCATCCTGAAGGTGATGCACGCACTGGGCTTGAAGCTGCAGCCCCAGGCCATGGGCCAGGCCTGA
- the ffh gene encoding signal recognition particle protein, giving the protein MASALTDKLTRLVKEMRGQARITESNVQDMLREVRMALLEADVALPVVRDFIARVKDKALGQEVLGSLKPGQALVGIVNKELAATMGDGVADINLAAQPPAVILMAGLQGAGKTTTTAKLAKHLIEKRKKKVLTVSGDVYRPAAIEQLKTVSKQAGAEWFASTPDQKPRDIALAALDYAKKHYFDVLLVDTAGRLAIDELLMQEIKDLHAVLNPVETLFVVDAMQGQDAVNTARAFKEALPLTGIVLTKLDGDSRGGAALSVRQVTGAPIKFAGVSEKIDGLEVFDAERHAGRILGMGDIVALVEQVTAGVDMEAAQKLAAKVKSGDGFDLNDFLAQLQQMKQMGGLSSLMDKLPAQLTAKAGQVDMDKAERDIRRKEGIICSMTAQERRKPELIKATRKKRIAMGAGVQVQEVNRLLNEFDQMQGMMKKMKGGGLMKLMKKMGGMKGMKGMPGMPF; this is encoded by the coding sequence ATGGCCTCCGCACTCACCGACAAACTCACCCGTCTCGTCAAGGAGATGCGCGGCCAGGCCCGCATCACCGAATCCAACGTCCAGGACATGCTGCGCGAGGTGCGCATGGCGCTGCTGGAGGCCGACGTGGCCCTGCCCGTGGTGCGCGACTTCATCGCCCGCGTCAAGGACAAGGCCCTGGGTCAGGAGGTGCTGGGCAGCCTCAAGCCCGGCCAGGCGCTGGTGGGCATAGTCAACAAGGAACTGGCCGCCACCATGGGCGACGGCGTGGCCGACATCAATCTGGCCGCCCAGCCCCCCGCCGTCATCCTGATGGCCGGCCTGCAGGGCGCGGGCAAGACCACCACCACGGCAAAACTGGCCAAGCACCTGATAGAGAAGCGCAAGAAGAAGGTGCTCACCGTCTCGGGCGACGTGTACCGCCCGGCGGCCATAGAGCAGCTCAAGACCGTCAGCAAGCAGGCCGGCGCCGAGTGGTTTGCCAGCACGCCCGACCAGAAGCCGCGCGACATCGCCCTGGCCGCGCTGGACTACGCCAAAAAGCATTACTTCGACGTGCTGCTGGTCGATACCGCCGGCCGCCTGGCCATCGATGAACTGTTGATGCAGGAGATCAAGGACCTGCATGCCGTGCTGAACCCGGTCGAGACCCTGTTCGTGGTGGATGCCATGCAGGGCCAGGACGCGGTGAATACCGCCCGCGCCTTCAAAGAGGCGCTGCCGCTCACCGGCATCGTGCTGACAAAACTGGACGGCGACTCGCGCGGCGGCGCGGCGCTGTCGGTGCGCCAGGTGACGGGCGCGCCCATCAAGTTCGCCGGCGTGTCCGAGAAGATCGACGGCCTGGAGGTCTTCGACGCCGAGCGCCACGCCGGCCGCATCCTGGGCATGGGCGACATCGTGGCCCTGGTCGAGCAGGTGACGGCCGGGGTGGACATGGAGGCGGCGCAAAAGCTCGCCGCCAAGGTCAAGAGCGGCGACGGCTTCGACCTAAACGACTTTCTGGCCCAGCTGCAGCAGATGAAGCAGATGGGCGGGCTGTCGAGCCTGATGGACAAGCTGCCCGCCCAGCTGACTGCCAAGGCCGGCCAGGTGGACATGGACAAGGCCGAGCGCGACATCCGCCGCAAGGAGGGCATCATCTGCAGCATGACCGCCCAGGAGCGCCGCAAGCCCGAACTCATCAAGGCCACGCGCAAGAAGCGCATCGCCATGGGCGCCGGCGTGCAGGTGCAGGAGGTCAACCGCCTGCTCAATGAGTTCGATCAGATGCAGGGCATGATGAAGAAGATGAAGGGCGGCGGCCTGATGAAGCTGATGAAGAAGATGGGCGGCATGAAGGGCATGAAAGGCATGCCCGGCATGCCTTTCTAG
- a CDS encoding cytochrome C assembly family protein: protein MILPSASPSTWLLALVTAAAYAIGAAVASRSQASRSHLAMAPAWALHAGAIGWSQLGGAPHFGFAAALSMTAWLVLTIYALERELFPQMRTRWALGALGGVAVLLAALFPGRPLQATASPWMPLHLTLGIACYGLFAAAVAHAWLMSRAERQMRQATQLHSSLPLLTLERLTFRFVRWGFALLSATLVAGWLFSEQLYGRAWLWDHKAVFSVLAWVTFAVLLLGRARFGWRGRNAVRVLYAGAMLLLLAYVGSRFVLEVVLGRTT, encoded by the coding sequence ATGATTTTACCCAGTGCTTCCCCGTCAACATGGCTGCTGGCCCTGGTGACGGCCGCCGCCTATGCGATTGGCGCGGCCGTGGCCTCGCGCAGCCAGGCCAGCCGCAGCCACCTGGCGATGGCGCCGGCCTGGGCGTTGCATGCCGGCGCCATTGGCTGGAGCCAGCTGGGCGGTGCGCCCCACTTCGGATTTGCCGCCGCGCTGTCGATGACGGCCTGGCTGGTGCTGACCATCTACGCGCTGGAGCGCGAGCTGTTTCCGCAGATGCGCACGCGCTGGGCGCTGGGCGCGCTGGGCGGCGTGGCCGTGCTGCTGGCGGCGCTGTTTCCGGGCCGGCCACTGCAGGCCACGGCATCACCCTGGATGCCGCTGCACCTGACCCTGGGCATTGCCTGCTATGGCCTGTTTGCCGCCGCCGTGGCCCATGCCTGGCTGATGAGCCGCGCGGAGCGGCAGATGCGCCAGGCCACCCAACTGCACAGCAGCCTGCCGCTGCTCACGCTGGAGCGCCTGACCTTTCGCTTCGTGCGCTGGGGCTTTGCGCTGCTGTCGGCCACGCTGGTGGCGGGCTGGCTGTTCAGCGAGCAGCTCTACGGCCGCGCCTGGCTGTGGGATCACAAGGCGGTGTTCTCGGTGCTGGCCTGGGTCACCTTTGCCGTGCTGCTGCTGGGGCGCGCACGCTTTGGCTGGCGCGGCCGCAACGCCGTGCGCGTGCTGTATGCGGGCGCCATGCTGCTGCTGCTGGCCTATGTGGGCTCGCGCTTCGTGCTTGAAGTGGTGCTGGGGCGCACGACATGA
- a CDS encoding PP0621 family protein, translating to MKYLIVLAVIAVVYALWRSQRQVPPNRGSAPRQNPAQPQDMVCCAHCGVHLPKGEALHQGGHSYCSRAHQDLGPP from the coding sequence ATGAAGTACCTCATCGTGCTGGCGGTGATTGCCGTGGTCTACGCCCTGTGGCGCAGCCAGCGCCAGGTACCGCCCAACCGGGGGAGCGCACCGCGCCAGAACCCTGCGCAGCCCCAGGACATGGTGTGCTGCGCGCATTGTGGCGTGCACCTGCCCAAGGGTGAGGCCTTGCACCAGGGCGGGCACAGCTATTGCAGCCGCGCGCACCAGGATCTGGGCCCCCCCTAA